From Carassius auratus strain Wakin chromosome 22, ASM336829v1, whole genome shotgun sequence, a single genomic window includes:
- the LOC113040731 gene encoding SLAM family member 5-like produces the protein MTSKAAFSDCVAATDFHMHCTKCREMLNGVLAPYFLKMMTSDEGDEKFSLLLDVSNDGYLSKTSNLCLCSSGVFGDTVTEESVSVLEGDSVTLYTGLTAITEVDLIQWRFGSENTLLAEISVMAGTISVFDDVLDERFRDRLKLDHQTGSLIITDTRTEHTGDYRLQINRVIKRFSLTVYAHLPVPVISSNSSHCSSSSSSSSSSSSSSSSSSYCSLFCSVVNVGDVTLSWYKGNSLLSSISVSDLSISLSLPLEVEYQEKNSYSCVINNPITNQTTHLDISKL, from the exons ATGACTAGCAAAGCTGCCTTTTCAGATTGTGTGGCAGCAACAGACTTCCACATGCACTGCACCAAGTGCAGAGAAATGCTTAATGGAGTTTTGGCTCCTTATTTTCTGAAGATGATGACATCAGATGAGGGAGATGAGAAGTTTAGTCTGCTTTTAGATGTGTCCAATGAT GGATATTTAAGTAAAACATCAAATCTGTGtctctgttcttcaggtgtgtttggtgatacgGTTACAGAGGAGTCAGTGTCAGtgctggagggagattcagtcactctatacACTGGTCTGACTGCTATAACAGAGGTAGATCTGATTCAGTGGAGGTTTGGATCTGAAAACACTTTACTAGCTGAAATCAGTGTAATGGCCGGCACCATCTCTGTatttgatgatgttcttgatgagagattcagagacagactgaagctggatcatcaaactggatctctgatcatcacagacaccagaactgaacacactggagaCTATCGACTACAGATCAACAGAGTGATCAAGAGATTCAGTCTCACTGTCTATG ctcatctgcctgttcctgtcatcagcagtaactcttcacactgttcatcatcttcatcatcatcttcttcttcatcatcatcatcatcatcatcatcttattgttcattgttctgttcagtggtgaatgtgggtgatgtgactctctcctggtacaaaggaaacagtttattgtccagcatcagtgtgtctgatctcagcatcagtctctctctacctctggaggtggaatatcaggagaaaaacagctacagctgtgtgatcaacaatcccatcacaaaccagaccacacatctggacatcagcaaactc